Genomic DNA from Polycladomyces subterraneus:
CCATCTCGTCCGGTCGCGTCGACCGCAAGGTGCCTTTGTGCGCTTTCCCGACCGCCGTACGTACACCCGCGACGATGACGGCTTCACGCATGCTACTCTCCTCCTTGACTTTTTCGAGTTGGTCTGATCCATACGGTCTGCATCATGGTCCGCTTCGCTTTCCCGACTCGCTCCACTTACGCTCTGCAGGAAAGAAGAGCAGGGCAAGCTTCGAACCGGAAACGCAGACGCGGGCAAAGTGGCAAAATAGCTTCGCTTAAGGGAAAATTGCCCGCGCTGATTTCTGCGTTTTCCGAATCGAGGCTCAGTCGGGGCTTAGGTTTTTGCTCATCTGGAAAACATCGCTATTCCATGGATGAACTCAGACAGGCTTTTAGTTTCGAAGCGGCTTGTTTTTGGTCAGCATATACTGCATCCGCTGTTGCGATTTGGGCTCGCCGCACAAACTGAGAAATGCCTCGCGCTCCAGGTCCAGGAGGTACTCCTCCGTAACCAGCGTCCCTTCCGGCACGTTGCCGCCTGCCAACACGTAGGCCAGTTTGCTGGCGATCTTGTAATCGTGTTCAGTGATGTATCCGGATTGCAGCATCGAGTACGCACCCAAACGAAGCACGTTGTATCCCGTTTCGCCAACAACAGGGATTTTCTTCGGTTGCGGCGGGCGGTAACCAGCGCGGTCCATAGCCAGTACCGTTTGCTTGGCGTCATAGAGCAGGTGATCGGTGTTGATCGTGATACCGTCCTCCGGACGAAGGAAACGGTAATCCCGTGCTTCGCGCGCACTGGTAGTCACTTTGGCCGTTCCGATCACTTCGAACACATGGTTAACCAACGGTTGCAACGTGACGCGATCCTTGGGGTCGACCCCCTCCGTCCAGCGAAGCAACATCTCCTTGTTGCCGCCACCGCCAGGGATCAAGCCGACGCCTACTTCGACCAGACCCATGTAGGTTTCGGCCGCCGCCTGAATCCGGTCACACGGCAGACACACTTCCACTCCACCGCCCAGGGTCATTCCGAATGGCGCCGCCACCACCGGTTTGTCAAGGTAGCGCAGAGACCCCATCGCTTTTTGGAACTGGCGTACCATCAGGTCCAACTCGGGCCAGTTATGATCCTGCGCTTCCATCAAAATCAGCATCAGGTTGGCACCCACGCAGAAATGGCTTCCTTGGTTGCCGATGACCAATCCGCGGTAGTTGGCCGATACCTCTTTGACCGCCGCGTTGATCATGGCAATAATGTCCGCGCCGATAGCGTTTTTGGGCGAGTGGAACTCCAACAGCGCCACGTCGTCCCCGATGTCAATCAAGGAGGCGCCCTTGTTGGAGCGGATCACTTTGTTCTGCTCTTTCAAACGTGCCAGATCGATCGTTTTCGGATGTTCCTCCACGCCAACAAATTTTCCGTCGATTGCAAACACGCGTGGGGCCTCGCCCTTCTCACGGGCATAGAACGATGTGTAACCGGAGGCTAACAGCTCCTCCACCAACGGCGGGATCGTTTCTCCCTCTTCCCGCATACGGGCAACCGATCGTTCCACACCGATCGCATCCCAGGTTTCGAACGGACCCAACTCCCAGTTGAAGCCCCATTTCATCGCTTGGTCGACGCTGACGATGTCATCGGCGATCTCCGGGATACGCGCCGCAGCATAGAGCAACACCTTTTTCATGATTTGCCAAGCGAATTTCCCCGCCGGGTCATCCGCATATACCAAGGTGCGCAGCTTTTCCGGCAAGGTTTTGGCCCGTTTCGCCATCTCCAGCGAAGCCGCCTTCACTTTTTTGCGCGGCCGGTATTCC
This window encodes:
- a CDS encoding 3-hydroxyacyl-CoA dehydrogenase/enoyl-CoA hydratase family protein, which encodes MGEEESVLANIKRAAVIGAGVMGAAIAGHLANVGIPTLLLDIVPREETEEEKQKGLTLQDPPVRNRLAEAGKKRLLKEKPSPVYHKDVLELITPGNLEDDLEKLSEVDWIIEAVVENLAIKQQLFENIEKVWKTGTIVSSNTSGISIHAMVEGRSEAFRRHFLGTHFFNPPRYMKLLEIIPTEDTDPAIVDQMKAFAESVLGKGVVMAKDTPNFIANRIGVYGTLVTLQAMFEQNLGPDEVDALTGPVMGRPKSATFRTLDLVGLDTFVHVAENVRANVDDPEEKAAFEVPDVLKEMVSRNWLGEKSGQGFFKKVKTDKGKEILALDLATMEYRPRKKVKAASLEMAKRAKTLPEKLRTLVYADDPAGKFAWQIMKKVLLYAAARIPEIADDIVSVDQAMKWGFNWELGPFETWDAIGVERSVARMREEGETIPPLVEELLASGYTSFYAREKGEAPRVFAIDGKFVGVEEHPKTIDLARLKEQNKVIRSNKGASLIDIGDDVALLEFHSPKNAIGADIIAMINAAVKEVSANYRGLVIGNQGSHFCVGANLMLILMEAQDHNWPELDLMVRQFQKAMGSLRYLDKPVVAAPFGMTLGGGVEVCLPCDRIQAAAETYMGLVEVGVGLIPGGGGNKEMLLRWTEGVDPKDRVTLQPLVNHVFEVIGTAKVTTSAREARDYRFLRPEDGITINTDHLLYDAKQTVLAMDRAGYRPPQPKKIPVVGETGYNVLRLGAYSMLQSGYITEHDYKIASKLAYVLAGGNVPEGTLVTEEYLLDLEREAFLSLCGEPKSQQRMQYMLTKNKPLRN